TCGCGCGCCGTGGCGACGACGGCGTTGCTACCTTCCACCAGCGGCACGTTGGCGAAAAGTGCCTGGCCATCGGCCGCAGCAACCGCGGATGCCGTGAAGGTGCCCACCTGCAGCGCGACCATCGCGCCACTTTCGGACGCGATGCGCACATCCACCGCGCTCATGGAAAGCGTGGCGCCGTTCTGCGGCTGCAGGATGGAAACCGGCGGTGCCGTGCGGTCGATCGCGAAATGCACGCTGCGCTGGCTGCTGTTCACTGCCCTGTCTTTCGCGAGCACCGAGAGGATGTGCGCGCCCTCGCCGTCCACCGGCGTGCCGGAGACGTAGGGCGAACCATCCAGGCGGATATCGGACGATTCGAGATGGGTATCTGTCACGATGACAGACGGTGACACGGCGTGGTTGACGAGATCGCCCTCAGCGATGCCGTTGACCTGGATCTGTGGCGGGTGCGCATCGACCGTGAACAAGGTTCCCGCAGAATAGCGATCGTTGCCCCAGGTATCGCGGGCCATCAGCACAAGGCGGTGCGTGCCGTCGGACAGGTCGGTCACGGTCTGCACGTAATCGCCCGACGCACCCGCGCTGAGCGGCAGCCACGGACCATCGTCCATCGAATACGCCGTCATCTCGATGCCCGAATGCTCATCGACGATCCGGGCTCTGATCGTGACGTTCGCGGGATTGAGGCTGTTCGGAAGCGGCTGTGCCACGGTAATGGATGGCGGCATTGCGTCAACGACCGCGAAGCCTTGTCGTGCCAGCACGCGCCATTGCCCGGCGGGATCACCCGACAGCCGCGCTTCCAGCACCATCAGGTGCTGGGTCAGGTTCAACGGCGTGGCCGACAGGGAAACCATGCCCCATTGCGTCGCGCCGACGCCCAGGTCCATGGTCACGGCGTGCTCGACGACGGCAGGCTGGTCCAGTGTCTCGTACACACGGACGCGGGCCTGCGTCGCGTTGGCCGCTGCCATGCCGCGGTTGCCGACCATGAAGGTCAGCGCGGCATCCTGGCCGATCGCAACGGTAGCTGTTGGCGTCATCCGCAGTTGCCCGACCAGCAGCGCAGCCGCGGTCGGTACGCTCAGCGTCACGCTGCTTTCGGTGCTCTGCCGATAACCGGGAGCCTCCAGCACCAGGCGAATGGCGTAGATGCCTGCAGGCTGGCCCTGCGTGTTCCAGCCCTCATCGATGCGCAGGGAATAGCCCGGCAATACCGTACCCAGCGGACGCGGACTGGCCCACACCTCGACACCATCCGGCGCTTGCACGGACAGTCGCAAGGTGGCACCGCTCAGCGGCGCATTGCCGTCACTGAAGGTGACATCGCCGCTGATACGGGCCGTCTGTCCTACCGTGAGGTTGGGCTCGTCGGCGCTCACTGCCATCTGCAGGTGACGCACCGCTTCAATCGAAAACGCGGCGGTGCGCTCGGCAACGAGACGGCCGTCGGATGCGTACAGCCGCGCGCGGATGCGGTAGTCACCGGCAAACACGCCGGTCGCATTCCAGTTCACAGCGGACACCCAGCGTGCGCCCGCACCGAGTGCGTTGAGCGGGGAATCACCGAGACTGGCAACGCTGTCTCCGTTCGCGGCGATGATGTCGGTGCGCGCATAGCCGTCGAACCGACCAGAGACATTGATCACCGTGACCTCGCCCGTGACGGCCGCGTTGGGGGCAAACACCGTGCGGGATGCAGTGACCGCCAGCAGCGGCGCGCCGTCGGTCGACGATGCAATCTGATTTTCAGCAACGTTGTTGGCCTCGTCGCTTTCCGTAACCACGCGCTCGCTGTCGGCAGTCACTCGAACACGATAGAGCCCGTTCTGGTCGAGACTGCCCAGATTCGTGCTGACGGACTGTCGATTACCGGCAGCAATGGCCGGCACGGGCACAGTGAGTGTCCTGACGGCCGGTGCGCCGTCCGGCGCGAACAGGGCCACCTGCAGCGTGCTGGCGGGCGCATCACTGACACCCCCATTGCGGACAGACACGATGACCGTGGCGTTCTCGCCCGGGCGCACCGCTGACGGCACGAAGACGATATCAGGGGCCGCTACACTCAAATCAGCGAAGCTTCCTGCCGTGCGCACAATCGCGACAGGCGCGGAGGGTGCGCTGGCATTGCCCGACGCATCAGTTGCGGTAAGGGTCACGGTGTTGGTGCCGACCACCAGCGCCACACCCGGCAGACAGAACTGACCAGGTGGCGTAACGACCAGCACGTCGTTGCGATCGCGCAGCAGCAACCGGCCTGCTGCGCTCCAGCCAAGCATCTGGATGCCTCCGGCAAATTCGGAGGAAGCCACCTGCTGACGCGTCAACGACGCCCATCGCAGGCCATCCGGTCCGACGAGGGCAACGGTTGCACCATCCGGCGACATCGCCAGCGTCCCCTCCCAGGTCGGGAAGGCGGTAACGAGCGAATCAGCGCCGCTCTCCGCCACGTGGTGGCGAAGTGCCGTGGTCGTGTCGGAATCGTGGTGCGCATAGACGAAGGCGCGCCCGTCAGGCAGCCACGCGGCGCCTCCCATGCCTTGAGCCGGCACCAGACGTGCCACGCGGGCAAGGCCCACATTCACCAGCACCAACGCGCCATCGGTGCGCGCCATGAGCGCAAATCGCGCGTCCGCCGAGAATAGCGGCGCCGATGGCGATAGCTCGTCCGGATTGACGCCCTCAACCAGGCGCGGTTGGCCTGTCGCACCGAGGTAAAGCCATGCACCGTGACGATTCGCACCGAAGGTCGAGGTGTTGGTACCCAGTGCCAGTCGCACGCCTTCGTCGGCGCTGACGGCGAACGCGGTGACGCCAGTCATCTCGGGCATCAACAGTGAGGGTGCCTTGCCGGGCTCTTCCCGCATCAGCTGCTGGCTGGACGGATCGATGTAGTACAGCACGCGTGAACGCTCGTTCCAGCGCAGGTGCTGACCTGCGCCAGCGCCGACGTCCGCTTGCCCCGTGTCGACATTCAACAGCAGCGTTCGGCTTGCGTCGGCAAGGGCGAGCGTTACACCGTCGGGGGCAACGGCAGCCTCTGCGCCAAAGGTGATGTCAGTCAGACGCCTCACGCTCATGGACGCCGCAGCCGTTGTGGTCAGCGGTGAGGCACCGCCCGGCACACGCTGGATGGTGCTGCCGGCTTCCGCCATGCCACACGCGGTGACGGAAGCGTCCGGCAGGGTCGCCGGATGGTGTGGGGTTGCGGGCCATGTGAGCAGCGGCGCATCAGGCGCCTGGCGGTCGCGCGGAACACCGCTGACCGGCGCGCTCTGCCCACTGGCATTGCCCGCAGCGTCCAGCGCTTCCAGGGTGTAGAAGTAGGTCACGCCATTCGTGAGCCCGTTATCCAGGTAGTGGGTCGAGGTGACTTCGCCCACCTGCACGAAGGGACCACCCACATTCAGCGACCGGCGCACGCGGTAGCGCACCGATGGCGCGCCCTCGCCCGGTTGCCAGCTGACGTGCAGTGACGCGCCCGCCGCCGGCGCGGACACGGTGACGTTCGTCGGCACACCGGGGCCGATGCCTTCTACCGTCAGTGTGACGGTGTTGGACGGCAGGCTGGCGTTGTCGAATGCGTCGTAGGCGATCACCTGGTAGGCGTGCGATCCGAGCCGCAGTCCGCCATCGAAGTGGCGCCGTTCCGATGCGGCGTCGATATCGGCAATGGGCTGACCATTGCGGAGCAGAACGTATCGCGCAGTATCCGGCGACGGGCTCGCCGTCCAGGTCAGTGTCGCGGTGGTCCCGGTGAGACTACCCGCCAGTACGACCGGCTCGGGTGCAACGGCGTCACCGACGTCCACCGAAGCCGGGGCCGAATGCGGGCTTTCAAAGCCGTAGTCGTTCACCGCGGTAGCGGTCAATTCGTAGTGACCATCAATCAACGTATCGACAAACGGGCTGTGCGCGATCAGCGGACGCTCCGACACGGCAATGTCAGCCAGCTCAAATGTCTGCGTGCCGAAACGCGCGGCTCCGTGGATCTGAATGCGTAGCGCATCTGTCCGGTAAGGCTGGTCCAGTGAGATCAATCCGACGGGTTCCGTACCGCGGGATCTTGCCACAGGTACCCACATGCCCCCTTCGACGACACGCGCGAACACGTCGACGTTACCCGCCCCCGTAGCGTCGCTTAGCCAGTCCAGCGACAGCGCGGTCACCAGGTGCGGCGCGGACCACGTCAGCTCGATCGCAGGATCGTCAAATTGCGGTGTCGACGCGAACTCCTGTACGACACGCCATGCTGTGGCTGTATCGCCATCGACGGCCGCCGCAGCGTCGTCGCCCGCCGGCGAATCCACGCTATCGGGCGCGGCGAGCGTCTGATCCGGCGGCAGCGGCTGGCCGCGACGGAACAGGCGATAGCCAAGGATGTTGGGCTCGACATTGGGATTCCAGCTCGTCGTGACGCTGTGACCCGCTACGGTCGCGGCAAGACCCGTCGGCGCCGACGGCGCGGTGACCTTGTCCACGCGCACGGTGAACGGGCGGCTGCGATGGCCCTCGGCGTCCGTCACCGTAAACGTCCATCTCACCGGGCCGGCAACCAGCGGCTGCGCAGCGAGTGTTATGGCACGGTCAGACGTCGTTGCAAACGCCGGCAGATCGATGCTGCCACCGGCATCCTGTCGCGTGACAGCAACACTTCCCGGTCGACCGCTGACGCCCGCCAGATCCGTGGTCGTCGCCACCGTCGGCGTATAGGGCTGCTCGATATGCAGGCTGAACACCGCCGCAGAGGCGTTGTTCGACGGCGCGGATTCATTGTCCGCACCATCGACCGCAACAACGCGATACAGGTATACGCGATCATCCAGACCGCTTTGCGTCATGCGCACATCCGTGACCGGCGAGACGGTGACGCGCTGCCAGCCGTCATCCAGGCGATACACGTGATAGCCCACGACATCGGCAGCGGGCGATGCCTGCCATTGCAGATTGACCGTGCCGCCATCAGCCCGTGCGGTGAGCGCGAGCGGTGCTTCCGGTGGCGTGCGATCGACGTAGCGCACCGTGACGACGGGAGGTGCTGGATCAACCGCACCGGCGGTATCACGCGCAACCGCGCGCAGCTGGTAGGTGGCGAAGGCCATCGCGCCGGGCGTCCAGGTGGTGCGGTACGGCGTTTCAGTCAGCGTGCTGCCGAATTCATTCCATGCCGCTTCGCCCTGCTTTCGCCAATAGAAGCGGACTTCGGATATGTCGCGATCGGTGCTGGTCGCCAGCACACGGATGGAGTGCTCAAATTCGGTATCCGCGACGGGCTCTTCGATCACCAGGTCCGGCGGACCATCGTTACCCATGTCCAGCTCGGCGGGCGCCGACGGTGCGGAGATATTGCCGGCCTTGTCGATGGCGAGCACGACATACGCGTGCTGGCCGTCACCGAGATCCCGATCCAGGAATGCAGCCGTCGGGATCGCAACCGCACGCAAATCCGCAGGAACGGCCCCGTCGACGGTGACGAGGTCGCCGTCCCGATAAAGCAGGTAGCCCAGCAGGTCCGGTTCGTTGTTGGGCGCCCAGCACACGCGTGCATCGCTGCCGCTGCCGGCAAGGCTGGCGCAGACAGCGCCGCCAGTGGAGGCACGCACAGCGACCAGATCACGCGGCGGAGCGGGTGGCTCGTTGTCCACCACGACGACCTGCTCGGTACTGGCTTCATTGCCGCTATCGTCGTCGGCCTTCAACCGCAGGCGCACGCGGGTTTCCAGCGGGAATACGGTTGTATCCCACTCCGCGAGAACGCCTGCCTGGATCGGCGTCGTGGCGCTGCGCAAGGTGACGGCAGCCGATGGCGGGTCGATCGGCTCGGCCGTCAGCTGGTAGGCATGGAAGTCGCCTGTGCTGTAGGCCGTGCCGGCGACTCTCACCACACCGCGGATACGCTCTTCCGATGCGGGCGCTATCAGCGACACCTCCGGTGGCGAGTAATCGACGACCAGGCTGACGCTGTTGCTGGCATCGCTTTCATTGCCGGCACGGTCGATGGCGACGACGTGGTATTGCGGGCGTCCTTGCGGCGCACCGGCATCCACGTAGTGTGTCGACGGAACAGGCTGCGGGGTGATGCGTACACCACCGCGGTAGACGTGATACCCCGCCAGATCGGCGACAGACGTGGCGCGCCAATCAAGCACGACGTCGCGACGGTTATCCACGCGACCGACCAGCTCCAGTGGTGTTGGCGGCGCAGACGCATCCCGATGGATGCGAACGGTGTCGCTGCTAATCAATCCGGCGCGATCGCTTACGGTCAGGCGCAGCTGGTAGTCGCCATCCGGTTGCAGCAGTTGCACGCTGGCCAGTTGCGCCGCATCCACGGGCTGCTCGCCGCGGTGGATGTCGGACCACTGTTCCGGTGTCTGCCCGACGGGCGCAACGCTCAGACGGTACTCGGCGAAATGCGCATCCGTCGCGCTCCCGGTCGCAACCAGCGGGTCGCTGACGTAGGCATCGTTGGCCGGTGCAGTGACTCGCGCGACAGGGGGTGCGATCAACGATCACGGTGCGGACGTCTTCCGCCGCGTTTCCGGCGGCATCCTCGGCCTTCAAGCGCAATTGATAGGTGCCATCGGGAACCGCCGGGGTCCACGCGATAATCTCGGCATCCGTCAGCGCGCTGGTGCCCTGCGCAAGGTTTGCCCACGTGTCGCTGCCTTCTGTAGCAATAGCCAGCGTATACGCCGCAAGATTCGGATCCTGCACCGAGCCTTTGATGGCGTTGGACGATGCGGCCTGCATGATCTCGCCATCGGCCGGTGCCGACAGGATGACGGTAGGTGGCGTCGCATCGAGGTGATAGGTGGCATCCTGTTCCGACTGGTTGCCGGCCGCATCACGTACACGCAGGCGCAGTGCGTAGCTGCCTTCTGGCGCGTCGGGCGGAATCGTCAGGGTGATCGCGCCAGCGACCGTGCCCTGGCTGGACGCGATGGGTTCGCCGCCCGACAACGGAACGATGTCGGCCTGGTAATCCTGGAAATGGGCATCGGCCACCGAGAACTGCATGGCGCCGCCAGCGCGGATGAACGGCGTCGCCGGCTGAAGTCCAGTAATCGTCGGCTTGGTGGTATCGACGATGACGGGCACCGAAGCCTCTTCCGGAGACACGGTATTTGTCGGGTCTGATGCCAATACGCGAACGGTGTATTCGCCGTCCGGCGCAGCGGTGGTGCCGACCAGCCCGTTCCACACGTAGGCCGTTTGCCCAGCGGAGACGGATCCGGTGTGTACGGTCGCCACTACCTGCCCGCTCGCGTTCTCGACGCGGACGACGCCATCTGCATCGCGAAGCATCGACAGATTCAAGCGCGTGACGTCGCGAACGCCGTCGCCGTTGGGCGAGAACAGGGTCGGCTCTGCGGAGAATGCACCGATCAATTTTGCCGGTTCGCCCAGAACGATCGCACGCCGGGCTTCGGCCGCGTTGCCGATCGCGTCCTTCGCCTGCAGCACGAATTCGACGGGGCCGGTCTCTTGCCCGCGTGACCATGCGAACATCGACTGCGTACTGTGGATGACATTCGTATTCGAGGTCAGTTGGGCCAGATTGTTCGGTGCCGCCGCGGACGCCACAGACAGCACCCAGCGTTCGAGCAAGGAATCCTGCACATCCCCGCGAATGTCGACGATGGCCGAGAGCACGATGTCACCGGCTTCCGGTTCTGCGAAGCCCACTGTCGGCGGTGTGGTCTTGACCATGACGGGATAGCGCAGCTCGCGCTCATTGCCGCAGTCGTCCTTCGCCTCGATCAGGATTTCGTATTCGCCATCGGCAACGAGGTCCCCGTTGACGCGACCGTCCCACACCACATCGATTGATTCGCCAGCAACGCTGACATCCAGTGTTCGAAGAACGGTGTCAATGCGAAGCACCTTCGCTTCGACCGTGACGGGTTCCGTCGCACGCAGGTGAATATCCGACTGGGCGAAGTTGGGATATCCCGAATGCGTGATCGCGCGGATCAGCTGCCCCTGGTGGGTCACAAGATTGCCCGACGCCATTCGCTCGACCAGCTTGACAGTGTTGTCAACTTCCACATGTGCCATCTCGCACACCGGACCGCCCGAGTAGCCCACCGTTTTCAGGCGCACAGCGGCGAGGCCGCTGATGTTGCGGGGAACCGGCATGCTGCTTTGAACCACCGTGGACGACTGTGTCAGCGGGATATAGCAGTCGCCGACACAGCGATAGCCGCCATCGAGCTTCGTCCAGGCGCTGGGGCTCACGCCGTTGCCGATGGAGACTTCGTACTCTTGCCGGCTGGCGGCTTGAATACCGGCGCGAAACGGGATGCCTGAGTTGGCGCAGAGTTTCGTGCCAGCTACGGGGTATTGGAGGTTGATCGTGGGCGGCGTCTTCTCAATCTGGACGTGCGTGCGGCGGAGTGTCTGCCAGACCTCATCAGACTTACCTTCAAGGACGACTTCCATCTGCCCTTCTGGCCAGCCGGTGGTATCCAGCATTGGGAAATGAACGTCGCCCAGCACGCCGATCATCCGCGTGTATTGGTCAGGCGAGGTCTCCCATTGGCCGGTACTCAGGTTCAGATAGCGCCAGCGCACGGTGTGCGGCCACGGCATTGGATTGACGACGATCCAATCGTCTACAAAAAGGTCCTCAAC
This genomic stretch from Tahibacter amnicola harbors:
- a CDS encoding CARDB domain-containing protein — protein: MGNDGPPDLVIEEPVADTEFEHSIRVLATSTDRDISEVRFYWRKQGEAAWNEFGSTLTETPYRTTWTPGAMAFATYQLRAVARDTAGAVDPAPPVVTVRYVDRTPPEAPLALTARADGGTVNLQWQASPAADVVGYHVYRLDDGWQRVTVSPVTDVRMTQSGLDDRVYLYRVVAVDGADNESAPSNNASAAVFSLHIEQPYTPTVATTTDLAGVSGRPGSVAVTRQDAGGSIDLPAFATTSDRAITLAAQPLVAGPVRWTFTVTDAEGHRSRPFTVRVDKVTAPSAPTGLAATVAGHSVTTSWNPNVEPNILGYRLFRRGQPLPPDQTLAAPDSVDSPAGDDAAAAVDGDTATAWRVVQEFASTPQFDDPAIELTWSAPHLVTALSLDWLSDATGAGNVDVFARVVEGGMWVPVARSRGTEPVGLISLDQPYRTDALRIQIHGAARFGTQTFELADIAVSERPLIAHSPFVDTLIDGHYELTATAVNDYGFESPHSAPASVDVGDAVAPEPVVLAGSLTGTTATLTWTASPSPDTARYVLLRNGQPIADIDAASERRHFDGGLRLGSHAYQVIAYDAFDNASLPSNTVTLTVEGIGPGVPTNVTVSAPAAGASLHVSWQPGEGAPSVRYRVRRSLNVGGPFVQVGEVTSTHYLDNGLTNGVTYFYTLEALDAAGNASGQSAPVSGVPRDRQAPDAPLLTWPATPHHPATLPDASVTACGMAEAGSTIQRVPGGASPLTTTAAASMSVRRLTDITFGAEAAVAPDGVTLALADASRTLLLNVDTGQADVGAGAGQHLRWNERSRVLYYIDPSSQQLMREEPGKAPSLLMPEMTGVTAFAVSADEGVRLALGTNTSTFGANRHGAWLYLGATGQPRLVEGVNPDELSPSAPLFSADARFALMARTDGALVLVNVGLARVARLVPAQGMGGAAWLPDGRAFVYAHHDSDTTTALRHHVAESGADSLVTAFPTWEGTLAMSPDGATVALVGPDGLRWASLTRQQVASSEFAGGIQMLGWSAAGRLLLRDRNDVLVVTPPGQFCLPGVALVVGTNTVTLTATDASGNASAPSAPVAIVRTAGSFADLSVAAPDIVFVPSAVRPGENATVIVSVRNGGVSDAPASTLQVALFAPDGAPAVRTLTVPVPAIAAGNRQSVSTNLGSLDQNGLYRVRVTADSERVVTESDEANNVAENQIASSTDGAPLLAVTASRTVFAPNAAVTGEVTVINVSGRFDGYARTDIIAANGDSVASLGDSPLNALGAGARWVSAVNWNATGVFAGDYRIRARLYASDGRLVAERTAAFSIEAVRHLQMAVSADEPNLTVGQTARISGDVTFSDGNAPLSGATLRLSVQAPDGVEVWASPRPLGTVLPGYSLRIDEGWNTQGQPAGIYAIRLVLEAPGYRQSTESSVTLSVPTAAALLVGQLRMTPTATVAIGQDAALTFMVGNRGMAAANATQARVRVYETLDQPAVVEHAVTMDLGVGATQWGMVSLSATPLNLTQHLMVLEARLSGDPAGQWRVLARQGFAVVDAMPPSITVAQPLPNSLNPANVTIRARIVDEHSGIEMTAYSMDDGPWLPLSAGASGDYVQTVTDLSDGTHRLVLMARDTWGNDRYSAGTLFTVDAHPPQIQVNGIAEGDLVNHAVSPSVIVTDTHLESSDIRLDGSPYVSGTPVDGEGAHILSVLAKDRAVNSSQRSVHFAIDRTAPPVSILQPQNGATLSMSAVDVRIASESGAMVALQVGTFTASAVAAADGQALFANVPLVEGSNAVVATARDAAGNLGGPSTVTVRYENASGPGLTGTLQPSAASVAHGAALGVTWRVQNTGTSALSAQELRIRVLSGATLLAEQAFVRDIAIGSALSEALSVETAAWPIGGLSLIFEAKRNGEWSVLDTQPVSLVDLTAPLVTVTAPASGAVTRPPVTLRGQASDAHSTPVTVEAILEGTGAIAMTPGGSDLFQSVPLSLADGEHVLRLRAKDAADNTAESQPVTFVVDSVPPTIRVTGVRDGDLVNQPVTALVTVEDPHPGSTTITLNDQPYVSATAITSSGSYTLRVHAVDAAGNEADYSATFTIDRDAPTVTITQPLPNALLTTASTEVVGSTEPLATVRIRVADFQAEVTAGSDGAFRVGAVPLQSGANVIRAQATDRAQNTGPEVSVSVIYVPSMGQQLSAWFVTLPPTTMRPHALVVDYIVRNLGPDALVQIPIRVALIPEGTDQPVATDSFHLDFPPNGEVPRRSNYATPTATPGRYEVEIFALLRDADGIQQWVSLVKGPTSIVTTCGWPPDRLFWSDFEFDRIFCDNFEPWIEPGSTPHAMPKIRYEGELLHMIAAQNHGLAVGPVVQTGARP